Proteins from a genomic interval of Helicobacter pylori Shi112:
- the mqnE gene encoding aminofutalosine synthase MqnE gives MDFLEKVLDNQVTESKELVRLYGYDLYTLGEVADRIRQNMHQKIVYFNVNRHLNPSNICADACKFCAFSAHRKNPNPYEMSLEEILEKVKNSYNKGIKEVHIVSAHNPNYSYEWYLKVFETIKQEMPNLHLKAMTAAEVHFLSAKFNKPFELVLEDMLKAGVDSMPGGGAEIFDEEIRRKICNGKVGSSRWLEIHAYWHKLGKMSNATMLFGHIENKIHRIDHMLRIKKIQSPKDKVENKEGGFNAFIPLLYQKENNYLKVEKSPSAIEILKTIAISRILLNNIPHIKAYWATLGLNLALVAQEFGANDLDGTIEIESIQSAAGAKSRHGLEKEDLIFKIKDAGFVAVERDSLYNFIQKF, from the coding sequence ATGGACTTTTTAGAAAAAGTATTAGACAATCAAGTGACTGAAAGTAAGGAATTAGTCAGGCTTTATGGTTATGATTTATACACGCTAGGGGAAGTAGCGGATCGCATACGCCAGAACATGCACCAAAAAATCGTGTATTTTAATGTCAATAGGCATTTAAACCCTAGCAATATTTGCGCGGACGCTTGCAAATTTTGCGCTTTTTCAGCCCACAGAAAAAACCCTAACCCTTATGAAATGAGCCTAGAAGAAATCCTAGAAAAGGTTAAAAACTCCTACAACAAAGGGATTAAAGAAGTCCATATCGTGAGCGCTCATAACCCTAATTACTCTTATGAATGGTATTTAAAGGTGTTTGAAACCATCAAGCAAGAAATGCCTAATTTGCATTTAAAGGCCATGACCGCTGCAGAAGTGCATTTTTTGAGTGCCAAATTCAACAAACCTTTTGAATTGGTGCTAGAAGACATGCTCAAAGCCGGGGTGGATTCCATGCCTGGTGGGGGAGCGGAGATTTTTGATGAAGAGATCAGGCGTAAAATCTGTAATGGTAAGGTGGGATCTTCTCGGTGGTTAGAAATCCATGCTTATTGGCACAAATTAGGCAAAATGAGTAACGCTACCATGCTTTTTGGGCATATTGAAAATAAAATCCATCGCATCGATCACATGCTAAGAATCAAAAAAATCCAAAGCCCTAAAGATAAAGTAGAAAATAAAGAAGGGGGCTTTAACGCTTTTATCCCCTTATTGTATCAAAAAGAAAACAATTATTTGAAAGTGGAAAAATCCCCTAGCGCGATAGAAATCTTAAAAACCATCGCCATATCTCGCATTCTTTTAAATAATATCCCCCACATTAAAGCTTATTGGGCGACTTTGGGCTTGAATTTAGCTTTAGTGGCTCAAGAATTTGGCGCTAACGATTTAGACGGCACGATAGAAATAGAGAGCATTCAAAGCGCAGCAGGCGCGAAGAGCCGGCATGGTTTGGAAAAAGAAGATTTGATATTTAAAATCAAGGACGCTGGTTTTGTTGCGGTAGAAAGGGATAGTTTGTATAATTTTATACAGAAATTTTAA
- a CDS encoding ferritin, translating to MLSKDIIKLLNEQVNKEMNSSNLYMSMSSWCYTHSLDGAGLFLFDHAAEEYEHAKKLIVFLNENNVPVQLTSISAPEHKFESLTQIFQKAYGHEQHISESINNIVDHAIKSKDHATFNFLQWYVAEQHEEEVLFKDILDKIELIGNENHGLYLADQYVKGIAKSRKS from the coding sequence ATGTTATCAAAAGACATCATTAAGTTGCTAAACGAACAAGTGAATAAGGAAATGAACTCTTCCAACTTGTATATGAGCATGAGTTCTTGGTGCTATACCCATAGCTTAGATGGCGCGGGGCTTTTCTTATTTGACCATGCGGCTGAAGAATACGAGCATGCTAAAAAGCTTATCGTCTTCTTGAATGAAAACAATGTGCCTGTGCAATTGACCAGCATCAGCGCCCCTGAGCATAAGTTTGAAAGTTTGACTCAAATTTTCCAAAAAGCCTATGGACATGAGCAACACATCAGCGAGTCTATTAATAATATCGTCGATCACGCCATAAAAAGCAAAGATCATGCGACTTTCAATTTCTTGCAATGGTATGTGGCTGAACAGCATGAAGAAGAAGTGCTTTTCAAGGATATTTTGGATAAAATTGAGTTGATTGGTAATGAAAACCATGGCTTGTATTTGGCTGATCAGTATGTCAAAGGGATCGCTAAAAGCAGGAAATCTTAA
- the serB gene encoding phosphoserine phosphatase SerB, whose amino-acid sequence MQKLAVFDFDSTLVNAETIESLARAWGVFDEVRKITSQAMNGETDFHKSLILRVSKLKNMPLKLAKEVCESLPLFKGALELISALKEKNYKVVCFSGGFDLATNYYRDLLKLDAAFSNTLIVENGALNGLVTGHMMFSHSKGEMLLALQRLLNISKTNTLVVGDGANDLSMFKHAYIKIAFNAKEVLKQHATHCINEPDLALIKPLI is encoded by the coding sequence GTGCAAAAACTAGCCGTTTTTGATTTTGACTCCACGCTAGTCAATGCTGAGACGATTGAGTCTTTAGCGAGGGCGTGGGGGGTTTTTGATGAAGTGAGAAAAATCACTTCACAAGCCATGAATGGCGAAACAGATTTTCATAAAAGTCTTATTTTAAGGGTTTCTAAACTCAAAAACATGCCCTTAAAACTAGCCAAAGAAGTTTGTGAAAGTCTGCCTTTATTTAAAGGAGCGCTTGAGCTTATTAGCGCCTTAAAAGAGAAAAATTACAAGGTGGTTTGCTTCAGCGGGGGCTTTGATCTAGCGACGAATTATTATAGGGATTTATTAAAATTAGATGCGGCTTTCAGTAACACGCTGATAGTGGAAAATGGCGCCTTAAACGGCTTGGTTACGGGGCATATGATGTTTTCACATTCTAAAGGCGAAATGCTTCTCGCCCTACAACGCTTATTAAATATCAGTAAAACGAACACTTTAGTCGTGGGCGATGGAGCGAATGACTTGAGCATGTTCAAACATGCCTATATTAAAATCGCTTTCAACGCTAAAGAGGTTTTAAAACAGCACGCCACGCATTGCATCAATGAGCCTGATTTAGCCCTAATCAAGCCTTTGATTTAA
- a CDS encoding glycosyltransferase family 10 domain-containing protein — MANWFNGPKEFKASVLYFILKQRYKIILHSNPNEPSDLVFGSPLGQARKILSYQNTKRVFYTGENEAPNFNLFDYAIGFDELNFNDRYLRMPLYYASLHYKAEIVNDTTSPYKLKADSLYALKKPSHQFKENHPHLCALIKNESDPLKRGFASFVASNANAPVRNAFYEALNSIEPVAGGGAVKNTLGYNVKNKNEFLSQYKFNLCFENSQGYGYVTEKILDSYFSHTIPIYWGSPSVAKDFNPKSFVNVHDFNNFDEAIDYIKYLHAHQNAYLDMLYENPLNTIDGKAGFYQDLSFEKILDFFKTILENDTIYRNPSALCRDLNEPLVSVDDLRVNYDDLRVNYDDLRVNYDDLRVNYDDLRVNYDDLRVNYDDLRRDYERLLSKATPLLELSQNTSFKIYRKAYQKSLPLLCTIRRWVKK, encoded by the coding sequence GTGGCGAATTGGTTTAACGGCCCTAAAGAGTTTAAAGCGAGCGTTCTTTATTTCATCCTAAAACAACGCTATAAAATCATTCTCCACAGCAACCCCAACGAACCCTCAGATCTAGTCTTTGGCAGTCCTTTGGGACAGGCTAGAAAAATCTTATCCTATCAAAACACCAAAAGAGTGTTTTACACCGGCGAGAATGAAGCGCCTAATTTCAACCTTTTTGATTACGCTATAGGCTTTGATGAATTAAATTTCAACGATCGTTATTTGAGAATGCCTTTGTATTACGCTTCTTTGCATTATAAAGCCGAGATTGTTAATGACACCACTTCACCCTATAAACTCAAAGCTGACAGCCTTTATGCTTTAAAAAAACCCTCCCATCAATTTAAAGAAAACCACCCACATTTATGCGCGCTAATCAAAAATGAAAGCGATCCTTTGAAAAGAGGGTTTGCCAGTTTTGTAGCGAGCAACGCTAACGCTCCTGTTAGGAACGCTTTCTATGAGGCTTTAAATTCTATTGAGCCAGTGGCTGGGGGAGGAGCCGTGAAAAACACTCTGGGCTATAATGTCAAAAACAAAAACGAATTTTTAAGCCAATACAAGTTCAACCTCTGTTTTGAAAACTCACAAGGCTATGGCTATGTAACCGAAAAAATCCTTGATTCGTATTTTAGCCATACCATCCCTATTTATTGGGGGAGTCCTAGCGTGGCGAAAGATTTTAACCCTAAAAGTTTTGTGAATGTCCATGATTTCAACAACTTTGATGAAGCGATTGATTATATCAAATACTTGCACGCGCACCAAAACGCTTATTTAGACATGCTCTATGAAAACCCTTTAAACACCATTGATGGGAAAGCTGGTTTTTACCAAGATTTGAGTTTTGAAAAGATCTTAGATTTTTTTAAAACGATTTTAGAGAACGATACGATTTATCGCAACCCTTCCGCTCTTTGTCGTGATTTGAATGAGCCGTTAGTGTCTGTTGATGATTTGAGGGTTAATTATGATGATTTGAGGGTTAATTATGATGATTTGAGGGTTAATTATGATGATTTGAGGGTTAATTATGATGATTTGAGGGTTAATTATGATGATTTGAGGGTTAATTATGATGATTTGAGAAGAGATTACGAACGCCTCTTATCAAAGGCTACCCCTCTTTTGGAGCTATCCCAGAACACCTCTTTTAAAATCTATCGCAAAGCTTATCAAAAATCCTTACCCTTGCTATGCACCATAAGGAGATGGGTTAAAAAATAA
- a CDS encoding uracil-DNA glycosylase family protein — protein sequence MERLLGETYTNINLTKPQNKPLNKQVYEGIENCNLCKRHQNSKPVIGLFNPTSKLTFITLTPMLDSQLNFLNNLKAAMLESIIQKVFNCPLKDCSILSLLKCDSNSLNLEEEINACLFHLTWQLDNSASKVIVVFGEILPQRLLNLSKEESFGRIVSLKTKHFLSTHALEDMLKNPTLKKEALAHFKTALQFLNQS from the coding sequence ATGGAGCGTCTTTTGGGTGAAACTTACACCAATATCAACCTTACCAAGCCCCAAAATAAACCCCTTAACAAACAAGTTTATGAGGGCATAGAAAATTGCAATCTGTGCAAACGCCATCAAAATTCAAAACCGGTGATCGGGCTTTTTAACCCCACTTCCAAGCTCACTTTCATCACGCTAACCCCCATGCTGGATAGCCAATTGAATTTCTTAAACAATTTAAAAGCGGCCATGTTAGAGAGCATTATCCAAAAAGTTTTTAACTGCCCCTTAAAAGATTGCAGTATTTTATCGCTCCTTAAATGCGACTCTAACAGCCTTAATTTAGAAGAAGAAATCAACGCATGCCTATTTCATTTAACCTGGCAATTAGACAACAGCGCTTCAAAAGTCATTGTGGTATTTGGCGAGATTTTGCCCCAACGCCTTTTAAACCTTTCTAAAGAAGAATCCTTTGGGCGCATCGTGTCTTTAAAAACAAAACATTTTTTAAGCACCCATGCTTTAGAGGACATGCTCAAAAACCCCACGCTCAAAAAAGAAGCGTTAGCGCATTTTAAAACAGCGCTCCAATTTCTTAACCAGTCTTAA
- the aspA gene encoding aspartate ammonia-lyase, producing MRIEHDFIGQMEISDEVYYGIQTLRASENFFITNDKLCSYPVFIKSFAQVKKAAALANAQLGLIDEKLKIAICHACDLLVDGKYHDQFIVDMIQGGAGTSTNMNMNEVIANLALEYMGHKKGEYQFCHPNDHVNRSQSTNDAYPSALKIAIYERLSNLVAPMKALRDAFAQKAKEFAHVIKMGRTQLQDAVPMTLGQEFETYALMVDRDIEQVLDARNWVRELNLGGTAIGTGINSHPDYRSLIEKKIQEVTGRPFVMANNLIEATQSTGAYVQVSGVLKRIAVKLSKVCNDLRLLSSGPRAGLNEINLPKMQPGSSIMPGKVNPVIPEVVNQVCFAVIGNDLSVALAAEGGQLQLNVFEPVIAYKLFHSFVILGRAIETLTTKCVEGITANEKICHDYVFNSIGIVTALNPHIGYEKSAMIAKEALKSDRSIYDIALEKKILTKEQLDDIFKPENMLSPHAFKKHKD from the coding sequence ATGCGTATTGAGCATGATTTCATTGGGCAAATGGAAATTAGCGATGAGGTTTATTACGGGATCCAAACTTTAAGAGCGAGTGAAAATTTTTTCATCACCAACGACAAGCTTTGCAGTTATCCTGTTTTTATCAAATCTTTTGCTCAAGTCAAAAAAGCGGCTGCTTTAGCGAACGCGCAATTAGGCTTGATTGATGAAAAGCTTAAAATTGCGATTTGTCATGCGTGCGATTTGTTGGTTGATGGCAAATACCATGATCAATTCATTGTGGATATGATTCAAGGGGGGGCTGGCACAAGCACGAACATGAACATGAATGAAGTGATTGCTAATTTGGCTTTAGAATACATGGGGCATAAAAAGGGCGAGTATCAATTTTGCCACCCCAACGATCATGTCAATCGCTCTCAATCCACCAATGATGCCTATCCTAGTGCGTTAAAAATCGCTATTTATGAGCGCTTGAGTAATTTAGTCGCTCCCATGAAGGCTTTAAGGGACGCTTTCGCTCAAAAAGCTAAGGAATTCGCTCATGTGATTAAAATGGGGCGCACCCAGCTTCAAGACGCTGTGCCTATGACTTTAGGCCAAGAGTTTGAAACTTACGCTTTGATGGTTGATAGGGATATTGAGCAGGTTTTAGACGCTAGGAATTGGGTAAGAGAGCTTAATTTAGGCGGAACGGCTATTGGCACAGGGATCAATTCGCACCCGGATTATCGCAGTTTGATTGAAAAGAAAATCCAAGAAGTAACGGGCCGTCCCTTTGTCATGGCTAATAACTTGATAGAAGCCACTCAAAGCACGGGGGCGTATGTGCAAGTGAGTGGGGTGTTAAAGCGTATTGCAGTGAAACTCTCTAAAGTCTGTAACGATCTCAGGTTGCTTAGCTCAGGCCCTAGAGCCGGACTGAATGAAATCAATTTGCCTAAAATGCAGCCGGGCAGCTCTATTATGCCCGGTAAAGTCAATCCGGTGATTCCTGAAGTGGTCAATCAAGTGTGCTTTGCGGTGATTGGGAATGATTTGAGCGTGGCGTTAGCCGCAGAAGGAGGGCAATTGCAACTCAATGTGTTTGAGCCGGTTATCGCTTACAAGCTTTTCCATTCCTTTGTGATTTTAGGGCGTGCGATTGAAACCTTAACGACTAAATGCGTGGAAGGCATCACGGCTAATGAAAAGATTTGCCACGATTATGTCTTTAACAGCATTGGCATTGTTACCGCGCTAAACCCTCATATCGGCTATGAAAAATCCGCTATGATCGCTAAAGAAGCCTTAAAAAGCGATCGCTCTATCTATGACATCGCTTTAGAAAAGAAAATCTTAACTAAAGAGCAACTGGACGATATTTTCAAGCCAGAAAACATGCTAAGCCCTCACGCTTTCAAAAAGCATAAAGACTGA
- the murA gene encoding UDP-N-acetylglucosamine 1-carboxyvinyltransferase — protein sequence MDFLEIVGQVPLKGGVEISGAKNSALPILAATLLSQQEVKIKSLPQVVDIKAMALLLQNLGASLEWLDPNTLQISAKSLHHTEATYDLVRKMRASILVLGPLLARFKECLVSLPGGCAIGARPVDLHLKAMQQLGAEIKIEQGYIHAKAPKGLKGNDILFDKISVTGTENALMAASLAKGITRIINAAKEPEITQLCAFLQSGGVEIEGVGSSELKIRGVENDALNLKDIQIIPDRIEAGTYLCVGAITNSQLKINRIIPNHLQAITDKLIEIGFSLDIQENSIEIYPAQKRQAFEITTKEYPGFPTDMQAQFMALATQCLGTSVIEETLFENRFMHASELQRLGANISLKTNIATISGSAELTGSDVMATDLRASSALILAALVAKGVSRVHRIYHLDRGYERLEDKINALGAKVARLKEK from the coding sequence TTGGATTTTTTAGAGATTGTAGGACAAGTCCCTTTAAAAGGGGGGGTAGAAATTTCAGGGGCGAAAAACTCCGCGCTCCCCATTTTAGCCGCCACGCTTTTAAGCCAACAGGAAGTTAAAATCAAATCTTTGCCCCAAGTGGTGGATATAAAGGCGATGGCGTTATTGTTGCAAAATTTAGGCGCAAGCTTAGAATGGCTTGATCCTAACACGCTTCAAATCAGCGCCAAATCCTTGCACCACACCGAAGCCACTTACGATTTGGTGCGTAAAATGCGCGCTTCCATTTTGGTTTTAGGCCCACTATTAGCGCGTTTTAAAGAATGTTTGGTGAGTTTGCCCGGTGGGTGCGCTATAGGAGCAAGGCCTGTGGATTTGCACTTGAAAGCGATGCAACAATTAGGGGCTGAAATCAAAATTGAGCAAGGCTATATCCATGCAAAAGCCCCTAAAGGTTTGAAAGGGAATGATATTTTATTTGATAAGATCAGCGTTACAGGCACAGAAAACGCCCTCATGGCCGCAAGCTTAGCTAAAGGGATCACGCGCATCATTAACGCCGCTAAAGAGCCAGAAATCACTCAATTGTGTGCGTTTTTACAGAGTGGGGGTGTAGAAATTGAGGGCGTTGGCAGCAGCGAGTTAAAGATTAGGGGGGTTGAAAATGACGCTTTAAATTTAAAAGACATTCAAATCATACCCGATAGGATTGAAGCAGGCACTTATTTATGCGTGGGGGCTATCACTAACAGCCAGCTTAAAATCAATCGCATCATCCCTAACCATCTTCAAGCGATCACTGATAAGCTCATAGAAATTGGTTTTTCGCTAGACATTCAAGAAAATTCTATAGAAATTTATCCGGCCCAAAAACGCCAAGCCTTTGAAATCACCACGAAAGAATACCCAGGCTTTCCCACAGACATGCAAGCGCAATTCATGGCGTTAGCCACGCAGTGTTTGGGGACGAGCGTGATTGAAGAGACGCTTTTTGAAAACCGCTTCATGCATGCAAGCGAATTGCAACGCTTGGGGGCTAATATCAGCCTAAAAACCAATATCGCTACCATTAGCGGATCCGCAGAGCTTACCGGAAGCGATGTGATGGCGACCGATTTAAGGGCTTCTTCGGCTCTCATTTTAGCCGCTTTAGTGGCTAAGGGCGTGAGTAGGGTGCATAGGATTTACCACTTGGATAGGGGTTATGAGAGATTAGAGGATAAAATCAACGCCTTAGGGGCAAAAGTTGCGCGCTTAAAAGAAAAATAA
- the galU gene encoding UTP--glucose-1-phosphate uridylyltransferase GalU: MIKKCLFPAAGYGTRFLPITKTIPKEMLPIVDKPLIQYAVEEAMEAGCEVMAIVTGRNKRSLEDYFDTSYEIEHQIQGTNKENALKSIRNIIEKCCFSYVRQKQMKGLGHAILTGEALIGNEPFAVILADDLCISHDHPSVLKQMISLYQKYQCSIVAIEEVALEEVSKYGVIRGEWLEEGVYEIKDMVEKPSQEDAPSNLAVIGRYILTPDIFEILSETKPGKNNEIQITDALLTQAKRKRIIAYQFKGKRYDCGSVEGYIEASNAYYKKRL; this comes from the coding sequence ATGATTAAAAAATGCCTTTTTCCTGCCGCTGGCTACGGCACGCGCTTTTTGCCGATTACTAAAACCATTCCTAAAGAAATGCTGCCCATTGTGGATAAGCCTTTAATCCAATACGCTGTAGAAGAAGCGATGGAAGCAGGCTGTGAAGTGATGGCGATTGTTACAGGCAGAAACAAGCGCAGTTTAGAAGATTATTTTGACACGAGCTATGAAATAGAGCATCAAATCCAAGGCACTAACAAAGAAAACGCCCTAAAAAGCATTCGTAACATTATAGAAAAATGCTGTTTTTCCTATGTGCGCCAAAAGCAAATGAAAGGATTAGGGCATGCGATTTTAACCGGAGAAGCCCTCATAGGCAATGAGCCTTTTGCGGTGATTTTAGCCGATGACTTATGCATAAGCCATGATCACCCAAGCGTGCTAAAGCAAATGATTTCATTGTATCAAAAATACCAATGCTCCATTGTAGCCATTGAAGAAGTGGCGCTAGAAGAAGTTTCAAAATACGGCGTGATCAGGGGCGAATGGTTAGAAGAGGGGGTGTATGAGATTAAAGACATGGTGGAAAAACCAAGCCAAGAAGACGCTCCAAGCAATCTAGCCGTGATAGGGCGCTACATTCTAACCCCGGATATTTTTGAAATTTTAAGCGAGACGAAACCGGGCAAAAACAATGAAATCCAAATCACAGACGCCTTACTCACTCAAGCCAAAAGAAAACGGATCATTGCTTACCAATTCAAAGGCAAACGATACGATTGCGGGAGCGTGGAAGGCTATATTGAAGCGAGTAACGCTTATTATAAAAAACGCTTGTAA
- a CDS encoding lytic transglycosylase domain-containing protein, with protein MRFFILFFIGMLGVGFSQTEFNLKDLEKKPAGIVRDYYLWRYISDKKTTLENAKKAYELTQNKNNALQKAMQEKGSDNPEKSPDVKLPEDIYCKQTALESMLEETDTFQASCIAIALKSKIKDFDKIPLQTLKPLQIKIKEAYPVLYEELEILQSKNVSASLFKANAQVFSALFNHLSYEKKLQIFEKHIPIKELNRLLDEDYPAFNRLIYQVILDPKLDHFKDALTKTNATHSNAQTFFILGINEILRKKPSKALKYFERSESVIKDDDFSKDRAVFWQYLVSKKKKTLERLSQSPALNFYSLYASRKLQTTPSYRIISHIQNLSQEDPPFNTYDPFSWQIFKEKTLSLKDESAFNAMLKSLYYEKSAPELTYLLSQRNKDKIYYYLSPYEGIIEWQNMDEKAMAYAIARQESFLLPAVISRSFALGLMQIMPFNVGPFAKSLGMDNVDLNDMFNPNIALKFGNYYLNHLKKEFNHPLFVAYAYNAGPGFLRRWLESSKRFKEKNHFEPWLSMELMPYSETRLYGFRVMRNYLIYQEIFGNFIPVDAFLEQTLNSKDKP; from the coding sequence ATGCGTTTTTTTATTTTATTTTTTATCGGCATGCTTGGCGTTGGTTTTTCTCAAACTGAGTTCAATTTAAAAGATTTAGAAAAAAAGCCCGCTGGGATCGTTAGGGATTATTATTTATGGCGTTATATTAGCGATAAAAAAACCACTTTAGAAAACGCTAAAAAAGCCTATGAATTGACTCAAAATAAAAATAACGCCCTGCAAAAGGCCATGCAAGAAAAAGGCTCAGACAATCCAGAAAAAAGCCCTGATGTTAAATTGCCTGAAGATATTTATTGCAAGCAAACGGCTTTAGAAAGCATGTTAGAAGAAACAGACACTTTCCAAGCAAGCTGTATCGCTATCGCTTTAAAATCAAAAATCAAAGATTTTGATAAAATCCCCCTTCAAACCCTTAAGCCCTTACAAATTAAAATCAAAGAGGCTTACCCCGTTCTTTATGAAGAATTAGAAATTTTGCAAAGTAAGAATGTGAGCGCTTCTTTATTTAAGGCTAACGCGCAAGTGTTTAGCGCGCTTTTCAACCATTTGAGTTATGAAAAAAAGCTCCAAATTTTTGAAAAGCATATCCCTATTAAAGAGTTAAACCGCCTTTTAGATGAAGATTACCCGGCGTTTAACCGCTTGATCTATCAAGTTATTTTAGATCCTAAATTGGATCATTTTAAAGACGCTCTCACTAAAACTAACGCTACCCACAGCAACGCGCAAACCTTTTTTATCCTAGGGATTAATGAAATTTTGCGCAAAAAACCCTCTAAAGCGCTCAAGTATTTTGAACGATCAGAATCGGTTATCAAGGACGATGATTTTTCAAAAGACAGAGCGGTTTTTTGGCAGTATTTAGTCTCTAAAAAGAAAAAAACTTTGGAACGCCTTTCACAAAGCCCTGCCTTAAACTTCTATAGTCTTTATGCGAGCCGTAAGCTCCAAACCACGCCCAGTTATCGCATCATTTCTCACATTCAAAATTTAAGCCAAGAAGACCCTCCTTTTAACACTTATGACCCTTTTTCGTGGCAAATTTTTAAGGAAAAAACCTTGAGTTTGAAAGATGAGAGCGCGTTTAATGCGATGCTAAAAAGCTTGTATTATGAAAAAAGCGCCCCTGAATTGACCTATCTTTTAAGCCAACGCAATAAGGACAAGATTTATTATTATTTATCCCCTTATGAAGGCATTATTGAATGGCAAAATATGGATGAAAAGGCTATGGCGTATGCGATCGCTAGGCAAGAAAGTTTCTTGCTCCCGGCAGTCATTTCGCGCTCGTTCGCTTTGGGGCTTATGCAAATCATGCCCTTTAATGTAGGGCCTTTCGCTAAAAGCCTTGGCATGGATAATGTTGATCTAAACGACATGTTTAACCCCAATATCGCTCTCAAATTTGGTAATTATTACTTGAACCATCTAAAAAAAGAATTCAACCACCCCCTTTTTGTCGCCTACGCTTATAACGCTGGGCCTGGGTTTTTAAGGAGGTGGCTAGAAAGCTCCAAACGATTTAAAGAAAAAAATCATTTTGAGCCATGGCTTAGCATGGAGCTTATGCCTTATAGCGAAACCCGTTTGTATGGCTTTAGGGTCATGCGCAATTACTTGATTTATCAAGAAATTTTTGGGAATTTCATCCCTGTTGATGCATTTTTAGAACAAACTCTTAACTCAAAGGACAAACCATGA
- a CDS encoding YggT family protein, whose amino-acid sequence MIFSTLINAVAVILSSLITIYMWVVIIYSLISFVQPNPNNPIMQILARLCEPVFYFLRSRFKLVFNGLDFAPLVVVIVLKFLDLTLIQWLFALAKSL is encoded by the coding sequence ATGATATTTTCCACTCTTATTAATGCGGTAGCGGTGATTTTAAGCTCGCTCATTACGATCTATATGTGGGTAGTGATCATTTATTCGCTTATTAGCTTTGTGCAGCCTAACCCCAATAACCCCATCATGCAAATCCTCGCTCGCTTGTGTGAGCCGGTGTTTTATTTTTTACGCTCTAGATTCAAGCTTGTGTTTAACGGGTTGGATTTCGCTCCTTTAGTGGTGGTCATTGTTTTGAAATTTTTAGATTTAACCCTCATCCAATGGCTTTTTGCACTCGCCAAAAGTCTTTAA